Sequence from the Guyparkeria hydrothermalis genome:
AGCATGGCCGGCTCCTTGAGCCGGGCACGGATCGATACCGGACGGGTACCCGTCTCGCGCGGCACGCCCGGCTCCGGCACCCGCCACAACACCAGCGCCAGCGCGGCCAGGGCCACGGCCATCAACCAGGGCACCGCATCGAGACCGACCCGGTCGATCAGCGCGCCCAGCCCGACCGAGGCGACGATGAAGCCGATCGACCCCCAGGCGCGCAGGGCCGGATACCGTTCGGGCGCGGGTCCGGTCAGCCGCAGCGCGGCGACATCCAGCTGCGAGAGCAATGGCTGCCAGAAAAAACCGAACAGCACCAGCAACGCCATCCAGCCGAGCAGGCCGGCGTCAAGGCCACCCAGCAGCCCGAGGCCCGCGGCGAGCAGACCGCTGATCACGGCCGCGGCGATCAGCCAGACAATCACCCGGCCGCTGTGATCGACCATCCAGCCCAGCAGGGGTGGAGCGATCAGCTTGGCGGCCATCACCATGGCCAGCATCGCCCCGACCGTGTCGGGACCGAAGCCCTGCTCGATCAGGTAGGGACTGAAATACGGCAGATAGACGCCGAGCCCGAGGAAGAAGGCGAAATACCCGAGCCGGATCGGGTTGAGACTGCGCGCCTCGCCCTGTCCTGCCGGGTTCGTGCTCATTGGCCGGGCGTCGAACCGTCCCCGGCCGGCACCACCGGCGTGTCGCTGTCGACATCACCACACTGGCCACGATGGCGCAGCGCGTGATCCATCAAGGTCAGTGCCAGCATCGCCTCGCCGATGGGCGTGGCCCGGATGCCGACGCAGGGGTCGTGGCGACCGGTGGTGACCACCTCGGCCGACTCGCCGTGCACGTCGACGCTCTGCCCGGGCAGGCGAATGCTTGAGGTGGGCTTGAGCGCGAGGTGGGCGACGATGTCCTGCCCGCTGGAGATGCCGCCGAGCACGCCGCCGGCATGGTTGCTCAAAAAACCCTCCGGCGTGATCTCGTCGCGGAATTCCGTACCGCGTGCGGCAACGCAGTCGAAGCCGTCACCGACCTCGACACCCTTGACCGCGTTGATCCCCATCAGCGCGTGGGCGATGTCGGCGTCGAGACGATCGAACACCGGCTCGCCCCAGCCCGGCGGGCAGCCCTCGGCGCGCACCGTCACCTTGGCCCCAACCGAGTCGCCCGAGCGACGCAGGTCGTCCATGAAGGACTCGAGCTCCGGCACCTGTGCCGCACAGGGCCAGAAGAAGGGGTTCTCGCCGACGGCCGACCAGTCGAAGCAACCCTCGTCCAGGCGGATCGGGCCGAGCTGCGAGAGGTGCCCGCGCACGGTCACGCCGAATGTCTCGGCCAGCCACTTCTTGGCGATCGCACCGGCAGCGACGCGCATGGCGGTCTCGCGGGCCGAGGAACGCCCGCCACCGCGGTAGTCGCGCCGACCGTACTTCTGCCGGTAGGTGTAGTCGGCATGGCCGGGGCGGAACTGCTCAGCGATCTTGGAGTAGTCCTTGGAGCGCTGGTCGACGTTCTCGATCAGCAGGCCGATGGGCGTGCCGGTGGTCTCGCCCTCGAACACCCCCGAGAGGATGCGCACCTGGTCGGGCTCACGACGCTGCGTGGTGTGCCGCGAGGTGCCCGGCCGGCGCCGGTCGAGATCTGCCTGCAGGTCCGCCTCGGTCAGCGGCAGCCCGGGCGGGCAGCCGTCGACGATCGCGCCGAGCGCCGGTCCGTGGGATTCGCCGAATGTCGTGACCCGAAACAGGGTGCCGAAGGTGTTGCCTGACATGCGTGTTATTCCAAATACTGGCCGTTCCAAAAACCGGCGGCCGCCGCGGCCGCGATAGCGGCTGCGCCCCGCACGGGCGGCCCGCGGGACATGCTAAACTGCGCGGTCCGCGTCCGGCCGGCACGCCAATGCGCCGGGGGCACGCCCCGCCAAAGACCGCAGAGTATACCTGTCCGATCCGGACACTGCCCAAGACCAGCCGTCCATGCCCATCGACCTCATCTCCACCATCGACCGGCAGGCCCGAACCCGCCCAGCTGCGCGCGCCCTTGGGGACAGGAAGCAGTGGCTGGACTACGCGACGCTGGCCGGTCGCCTGCAGGCAGCTCGCCAGTCGCTGCGGGCGCTCGATCTGACAGACGGTGACCGGGTGGTGCTCTGGGCGGGCAAGTCGGTCGACACCGTCGTCTGGCTACTGGCCATGCTTGCCGAAGACATCGTGCCCGCCCCGGCGCATCCCGGGCTTCGTCCCGAGCAGGTCGACCACCAGCTCGCCCGCTGCGAAGCCCGAGGACTGCTTGCCGACCGTCCCCGCCTGCGGCAATACGGCCCGGGTGACTTCGAGGCCGGATGGGGCTGGTGGCCCACCGACAGCGAGAGGCCACGGGAGCTGGCGTCGCCCGAGTCGACCGGACCGGGGGGCGAGCCGGCGGGCAATCGAAGCGCGAGTCCCGACCGGCTGGCGATGCTGTTCTTCACCTCCGGCAGCACCGGGCTGCCCAAGGGGGTGATGGTCAGCGAGGGCAACCTCGACGCCGGCACGACCGTCGTGGCCGACTACCTCGAGCTGCAGCCCGACGACGTAGTCGCCGCCATCCTGCCACTGGCCTTCGACTACGGGTTCTCTCAGGTCACCACGGGGCTTGCGTCCGGCGCGGCGGTCTACCTCGA
This genomic interval carries:
- the aroC gene encoding chorismate synthase, producing MSGNTFGTLFRVTTFGESHGPALGAIVDGCPPGLPLTEADLQADLDRRRPGTSRHTTQRREPDQVRILSGVFEGETTGTPIGLLIENVDQRSKDYSKIAEQFRPGHADYTYRQKYGRRDYRGGGRSSARETAMRVAAGAIAKKWLAETFGVTVRGHLSQLGPIRLDEGCFDWSAVGENPFFWPCAAQVPELESFMDDLRRSGDSVGAKVTVRAEGCPPGWGEPVFDRLDADIAHALMGINAVKGVEVGDGFDCVAARGTEFRDEITPEGFLSNHAGGVLGGISSGQDIVAHLALKPTSSIRLPGQSVDVHGESAEVVTTGRHDPCVGIRATPIGEAMLALTLMDHALRHRGQCGDVDSDTPVVPAGDGSTPGQ
- a CDS encoding MFS transporter gives rise to the protein MSTNPAGQGEARSLNPIRLGYFAFFLGLGVYLPYFSPYLIEQGFGPDTVGAMLAMVMAAKLIAPPLLGWMVDHSGRVIVWLIAAAVISGLLAAGLGLLGGLDAGLLGWMALLVLFGFFWQPLLSQLDVAALRLTGPAPERYPALRAWGSIGFIVASVGLGALIDRVGLDAVPWLMAVALAALALVLWRVPEPGVPRETGTRPVSIRARLKEPAMLGFFAGSFLINLAHGVYYAFFSVHLADLGYSATAIGLLWALGVVAEIVLFFLLPGLRNRFAPLGLLLVAIALMALRWLLIGYQADVLGWLLFAQLLHAASFGMTHAVGIWVIDHQFPGRAHARGQAILSAASYGGGAALGLYLAGLLWGRVEPGTAFAAMTLASLLALGLMLASRRVVHWSPGEREADQRPPA